Proteins from a genomic interval of Zingiber officinale cultivar Zhangliang chromosome 2A, Zo_v1.1, whole genome shotgun sequence:
- the LOC122041437 gene encoding transcription factor MYBS3-like: MRRCSHCSHNGHNSRTCPSRGGVKLFGVRLTDGSIQKSASMGNLSLLSGSSGGASPADGPEPAAGAATDGYASEDFVKGSSASCRERKRGNPWTEEEHRMFLLGLQKLGKGDWRGISRSYVVSRTPTQVASHAQKYFIRKSNITRRKRRSSLFDMEADEPLEPQAFSISQESDAQNSKPPPIPPILNEEDESMDSKVEVIEEVPQPEAQLLTYPVMFPAYFSPVLQFPSSYWSECKANTLEQQTHEIIKPTAVHSKTPINVDELVGMSKLSIGESLVGTTSSLDFLRGSKRQSAFHANCSMRSQT, translated from the exons ATGCGCCGGTGCTCCCACTGCAGCCACAATGGCCACAACTCCCGGACGTGCCCCAGCCGCGGCGGGGTGAAGCTTTTCGGGGTGCGCCTCACCGATGGTTCCATCCAGAAGAGCGCCAGCATGGGGAACCTCTCTCTTCTTTCTGGATCCAGCGGCGGCGCCTCTCCCGCAGATGGGCCGGAGCCAGCCGCAGGCGCTGCCACTGACGGTTACGCGTCGGAGGATTTCGTGAAGGGGTCGTCGGCGAGCTGCCGCGAGCGGAAAAGAG GTAATCCATGGACTGAAGAAGAGCATAGAATGTTTTTACTTGGATTGCAAAAGCTTGGTAAAGGTGATTGGCGTGGCATATCTCGTAGCTATGTGGTGTCTAGGACACCTACCCAAGTGGCTAGCCATGCACAGAAGTATTTTATTCGTAAATCTAATataacaagaagaaaaagaagatcaAGCCTCTTTGATATGGAAGCTGATgag CCCCTTGAACCTCAAGCATTTTCAATTTCGCAAGAATCAGATGCACAAAATAGCAAGCCACCTCCAATACCTCCAATTCTGAACGAGGAAGATGAATCAATGGATTCTAAAGTGGAAGTAATTGAAGAAGTGCCACAACCAGAAGCTCAGCTGCTCACTTATCCTGTGATGTTTCCTGCATATTTTTCTCCGGTTCTCCAATTTCCTTCCTCTTATTGGTCAGAATGCAAAGCAAATACATTGGAGCAGCAGACACATGAAATTATTAAACCAACAGCAGTACATTCAAAGACTCCTATAAATGTTGATGAGCTTGTGGGTATGTCAAAGTTGAGTATAGGGGAGTCCCTCGTAGGGACAACTTCTTCGTTGGATTTTCTCAGAGGGTCTAAGAGGCAATCTGCTTTCCATGCTAACTGTTCCATGAGGTCTCAAACATGA